One genomic window of Evansella cellulosilytica DSM 2522 includes the following:
- a CDS encoding methyl-accepting chemotaxis protein, whose translation MKKKPANFKSYGKSLLKKIKRMRYKGKLIQKLTLLIAAIFVVSTASSFFIYYHNQQVTNNSLALEEAADLQQRYTLLLSEVKQIGLTQLQLVTSGYESDRVENLQESLHLYEQNYNYINDMIEGDEALEHYFSHFGNAFSTYEELNERYFLPGFEYEDRDRVRSRVTPHIVRTEDNINSVDDRIHTYLENSIDEARSELHSAITTTTIITITGTVFLVLVPLLFLLLFGKNVSSGVRLVMDRIEAYKAGNLHFKQSKTRYDEFHDINTALEEMGTSLRDVLESNEQAGKEVTHVAEQTSKASSEQLTAMEKLLETIHHFSNELDQQTDFTTTISSTTEQVSASSQEMQSSVELMTSQVNEVGSTSNQGVALMRELQETMKQLNENTEIASRKVSDMEQQLNEISAFMEGIDNIASQTNLLALNASIEATRAGAAGRSFSVVATEIRKLSSETNEFSTRTKEILANLGEETIQVVSAFDSFLIKSIETLEKTDVASTKFQDISEKNNHLTTQYNEMILSIEQINEAMESVVESVSQLVEGANYLQKNNHTFKGVIEKQTLSQKELTKLIASLYDTAQSLKKSS comes from the coding sequence ATGAAGAAAAAGCCAGCAAATTTTAAGAGTTATGGAAAAAGTTTATTAAAGAAAATAAAAAGGATGAGGTATAAAGGAAAGTTGATTCAAAAGTTAACATTATTGATCGCCGCTATTTTCGTCGTAAGTACCGCATCAAGTTTCTTTATTTATTATCATAACCAACAAGTGACGAATAACAGCTTAGCTTTAGAAGAAGCTGCGGATTTACAACAAAGGTATACGCTATTGTTATCCGAGGTGAAACAAATTGGATTGACACAACTACAACTCGTCACTTCAGGTTATGAAAGTGACCGAGTCGAAAATCTCCAGGAATCTTTACATTTGTATGAACAAAACTACAACTATATTAATGACATGATTGAAGGAGATGAAGCTTTAGAACATTATTTTTCTCACTTTGGCAACGCATTTAGCACTTATGAAGAGTTAAATGAAAGATACTTCTTACCTGGATTTGAGTACGAAGATAGAGATAGAGTCCGATCGAGAGTTACTCCACACATTGTGAGAACAGAAGACAACATTAATTCTGTCGACGATCGAATTCATACATATTTGGAAAATAGCATTGATGAAGCTAGGTCTGAATTACATAGTGCAATCACAACGACTACCATCATAACTATTACAGGCACCGTCTTTCTTGTCCTTGTTCCGCTATTATTTTTGTTATTATTTGGTAAAAACGTCTCAAGTGGTGTAAGACTTGTGATGGATCGAATTGAGGCGTACAAAGCTGGAAACTTGCATTTTAAGCAAAGTAAAACAAGATATGATGAATTTCATGACATCAATACGGCGTTAGAAGAAATGGGGACTTCTTTACGAGACGTACTAGAGTCTAATGAACAAGCGGGAAAAGAAGTCACTCATGTAGCTGAGCAAACATCAAAAGCTTCGTCTGAGCAATTAACTGCCATGGAAAAATTACTAGAGACAATCCATCATTTTTCAAATGAACTAGATCAACAAACGGATTTTACTACTACTATCTCAAGTACAACGGAACAAGTATCCGCAAGCTCACAAGAAATGCAATCCTCTGTTGAATTAATGACATCTCAAGTAAATGAAGTAGGTTCTACTTCAAACCAAGGTGTAGCATTGATGAGAGAATTGCAGGAAACGATGAAACAATTAAATGAAAACACAGAAATTGCTTCACGAAAAGTATCGGATATGGAGCAACAATTAAATGAGATCAGTGCATTTATGGAAGGAATCGACAACATTGCTTCACAAACTAATTTATTGGCACTCAATGCATCAATTGAAGCTACAAGAGCAGGAGCAGCTGGTAGAAGTTTCTCGGTAGTTGCAACTGAAATAAGAAAGCTTTCCTCTGAAACAAATGAATTCTCTACACGTACAAAAGAGATATTAGCGAATTTAGGGGAAGAAACAATTCAGGTTGTAAGCGCCTTTGACTCCTTTTTAATCAAAAGCATAGAGACGTTAGAAAAAACAGATGTAGCTTCCACTAAATTTCAAGATATATCAGAAAAAAATAACCATTTAACTACGCAATATAACGAGATGATCCTCTCTATTGAACAAATTAATGAAGCGATGGAAAGTGTCGTTGAATCCGTTTCCCAACTCGTAGAAGGCGCAAACTATTTACAAAAAAACAATCATACGTTTAAAGGGGTTATTGAAAAACAAACATTAAGTCAAAAAGAGTTAACAAAATTAATCGCTTCGTTATATGATACGGCACAGTCATTGAAGAAGTCGAGTTAA
- a CDS encoding glycosyl hydrolase 53 family protein, whose product MRLKKIVKRNSKVMLIAILLAGIFAGTPLSTTLAESSLVKNHSFENDLDSWETNESEAITTPESGWLPEGGESKLLNYWLDEAYVADTYQTINGIEGGSYMLSAWVANDGGFNESYMYIERPGGEVLKEEISSVEGWTKIEKPIEVENGEIKIGFYADAEPGAWLGVDIVQLVPEGSGEQPTPERDDFIYGVDISTLTKVEDYGGVFYDQGEENDVLDILTSYGSNWARLKVWEDPVDVYENGMAYNDLDDTIEKAVRIKKADMKFLLNFHYSGFWADPGRQDKPASWEDLSFEELKQAVYDHTADTIEALVEAGAEPDMVQVGNEIRPGMLFDDGRIVDNDFSNLAELVNSGIDAVRDTLGDEVEIMLHLDQGGDNSAYRWWFDGIIAEGVTDFQVIGASYYPYWHGTLEDLEYNLNDISERYERDVVVVETAYAYTLEDQDGHSNIFTSAEENIAGYPATVEGQARFLYDVMEVVRNVPNDRGYGIFYWEPAWLGVEGAGWTAGEGNAWENQAMFDFEGNALESLNVFTRGYVPPVPEPRAVEEVEVDETLADLILHSLNKPANASSSAGHGGGKDNAPENAVEEDENTSWGTDEGVNAWWSVDLLEIVPLERILIHFWDGVNEFEIEISDNGVDFTSLGTYEVTSSNMDITLPEDTTARYVKVTITEATSNWVGFMYFKAYGNEELPKEGPSTVENGEVEEGETPESSGGGETNSDTEKTVENGSEDKETQETEFDKKEDDEAEETSKPGEEGDRLPDTATSKFNLFMLGMLLLVIGTTVFFLSRRKQLRL is encoded by the coding sequence ATGCGCTTAAAAAAAATTGTAAAACGTAACTCAAAGGTAATGCTAATTGCTATTTTATTAGCAGGTATATTTGCTGGGACACCACTATCGACTACTCTAGCAGAATCGTCACTAGTGAAAAATCATAGTTTCGAAAATGATTTAGACTCATGGGAAACAAATGAAAGTGAAGCAATTACGACACCTGAGAGTGGCTGGTTACCTGAAGGTGGCGAAAGTAAGCTATTAAACTACTGGTTAGATGAAGCTTATGTTGCTGATACGTATCAGACAATTAATGGAATCGAAGGTGGCTCTTACATGTTATCAGCTTGGGTCGCTAACGATGGGGGATTTAATGAGAGTTATATGTATATTGAAAGACCAGGAGGGGAGGTCTTGAAAGAGGAAATCTCTTCTGTTGAGGGGTGGACTAAAATTGAAAAGCCCATAGAAGTGGAAAATGGTGAAATTAAAATTGGTTTTTATGCAGATGCAGAGCCTGGAGCATGGCTTGGTGTAGATATCGTGCAGTTAGTACCGGAGGGTTCTGGAGAACAGCCGACACCAGAAAGAGATGATTTTATTTATGGTGTTGACATTTCTACGCTCACAAAAGTAGAGGACTATGGCGGTGTTTTTTACGACCAAGGAGAAGAAAATGATGTACTAGATATTTTAACGAGTTATGGATCGAACTGGGCTCGTTTAAAAGTTTGGGAAGATCCAGTGGATGTCTATGAAAATGGAATGGCTTATAACGATTTAGATGACACGATTGAAAAAGCAGTGAGAATTAAGAAAGCAGACATGAAGTTCTTACTTAACTTTCACTACTCAGGCTTTTGGGCAGATCCAGGTAGACAAGACAAGCCTGCATCATGGGAAGACCTATCTTTTGAAGAGCTAAAACAAGCTGTTTACGATCACACTGCAGATACGATTGAGGCATTAGTCGAAGCTGGTGCAGAGCCGGACATGGTACAAGTAGGAAATGAAATTAGACCAGGGATGCTTTTTGATGATGGTCGTATAGTAGATAATGATTTTAGTAATTTAGCAGAATTAGTAAACTCTGGTATAGACGCTGTGCGTGACACTTTAGGTGACGAAGTTGAAATTATGTTACATCTTGACCAAGGTGGGGACAATAGTGCTTATCGTTGGTGGTTTGATGGAATTATTGCTGAAGGTGTGACTGATTTCCAAGTAATCGGGGCGTCATACTATCCATATTGGCATGGAACATTAGAAGACCTTGAATATAATCTTAATGATATAAGTGAACGTTATGAAAGAGATGTCGTTGTTGTCGAAACAGCATATGCATATACGTTAGAAGATCAAGACGGTCATTCGAACATTTTCACTTCTGCAGAAGAAAACATTGCAGGATACCCTGCAACCGTAGAAGGACAAGCTCGGTTCCTTTACGATGTAATGGAAGTAGTGAGGAATGTACCTAATGATCGAGGGTACGGTATATTTTACTGGGAGCCAGCGTGGTTAGGTGTTGAAGGAGCAGGTTGGACTGCAGGTGAAGGGAACGCGTGGGAAAACCAAGCAATGTTCGATTTTGAAGGAAATGCGCTAGAATCTCTAAATGTATTTACTCGAGGTTATGTACCACCAGTACCAGAACCTAGGGCAGTAGAAGAAGTGGAAGTAGATGAAACGTTAGCGGACTTAATCCTTCACTCTTTAAATAAACCTGCAAATGCTTCAAGCAGTGCAGGACACGGTGGAGGAAAGGACAATGCCCCTGAAAATGCTGTTGAAGAAGATGAAAATACATCTTGGGGTACAGATGAAGGTGTTAACGCTTGGTGGTCAGTAGACCTTCTAGAGATTGTACCATTAGAGAGAATATTGATTCATTTCTGGGATGGTGTTAATGAGTTTGAAATAGAAATTTCTGATAATGGAGTAGATTTTACTTCCTTAGGTACTTATGAGGTAACATCCTCCAATATGGATATAACGTTGCCAGAAGACACTACTGCGCGATATGTCAAAGTGACAATTACAGAAGCTACGAGTAATTGGGTAGGATTCATGTATTTTAAAGCGTATGGTAATGAAGAACTTCCAAAAGAGGGCCCATCAACCGTTGAAAATGGTGAGGTCGAAGAGGGCGAAACGCCTGAATCTAGTGGAGGTGGAGAAACAAATAGTGACACCGAAAAAACAGTAGAAAATGGTAGCGAAGATAAAGAAACACAAGAAACTGAGTTCGATAAAAAAGAAGACGATGAAGCTGAAGAGACTTCTAAACCGGGAGAAGAGGGAGATAGATTACCAGATACAGCAACATCTAAGTTTAATCTATTCATGTTAGGTATGTTATTACTCGTAATTGGTACTACTGTATTCTTTCTTAGTCGAAGAAAACAACTAAGGCTATAG
- a CDS encoding beta-galactosidase, whose protein sequence is MVKKYQPISSKIPKMLHGADYNPEQWLDYPEVFEEDLRLMKLANCNVMSVGIFSWVSLEPEEGKFTFDWMDHVLDKLVESGIYVFLATPSGARPAWMSQKYPEVLITRSNRVRNLHGERHNHCYSSPVYREKVRIMNTKLAERYGNHPAVIGWHISNEYNGGYCNCHYCQENFREWLKERYGSLDRLNHAWWTKFWSHTLTDWSQVESPAPHGENSVHGMNLDWKRFITDLTMDFIENEVAPLRKVNPDIPVTTNYMETFEPLNYYKMSSILDVISWDSYPLWHSEKDDSNIAVWTALNHDMMRSFKGGKPFMLMESTPSQTNWQDVSKLKKPGMHLLSSLQAVAHGSDTIQYFQWRKSRGSSEKFHGAVVDHVGTEHTRVFCDVAKVGETLGELTEVVGTSVETEVAIIFDTENRWAINDSQGPRNMGVHYEQTVLRHYKAFWTLGIPMDVIDMDFDFSKYKVIVAPMLYMVRPGVGERIEKFVENGGTFVATYWSGIVNENDLTFLGGFPGPLRKTLGIWSEEIDGLYDWEKNSVVMSKDNALGLKGSYEAHDLCDLIHTEGAEVLATYGSDFYAGRPAITVNKLGNGKAYYVASRNKEPFYYDFFSKIVKEDNLRPVLDTNLPDGVSVQLRTDGTNDYVFLLNFSAKEQTVLLDDKQYTNIIKGNAEINSVNLAINGVAILKRPSKLTHH, encoded by the coding sequence TTGGTAAAAAAATATCAGCCGATAAGTAGTAAAATTCCTAAAATGTTACATGGTGCAGACTATAATCCAGAGCAGTGGTTAGATTATCCAGAAGTGTTTGAGGAAGATCTTCGTCTTATGAAACTAGCAAATTGTAATGTTATGTCTGTTGGTATCTTTTCTTGGGTATCCCTTGAACCGGAGGAAGGTAAATTTACGTTTGACTGGATGGATCACGTACTAGATAAATTAGTTGAGAGTGGGATATATGTTTTTCTTGCAACCCCAAGTGGTGCAAGACCAGCATGGATGTCTCAAAAATACCCAGAGGTTCTTATCACTCGATCCAATAGAGTAAGAAACTTACATGGGGAACGTCATAATCATTGCTATAGCTCCCCTGTTTACCGTGAAAAAGTACGTATCATGAATACGAAATTAGCAGAAAGATACGGAAATCATCCGGCAGTTATTGGGTGGCATATATCGAACGAGTATAATGGTGGTTATTGTAACTGTCATTATTGCCAAGAAAATTTTAGAGAATGGCTAAAAGAACGTTACGGATCATTAGATAGATTAAATCATGCGTGGTGGACAAAGTTCTGGAGTCATACACTCACAGATTGGTCACAAGTAGAGTCACCAGCACCACACGGTGAAAACTCCGTCCATGGAATGAATCTTGATTGGAAACGGTTTATCACGGATTTGACAATGGATTTTATAGAAAATGAAGTAGCACCACTCCGTAAAGTGAATCCTGATATTCCTGTTACGACAAATTACATGGAAACATTTGAGCCATTAAACTATTATAAAATGTCATCTATATTAGATGTTATTTCCTGGGACTCTTATCCACTTTGGCATAGTGAGAAAGATGATAGTAATATAGCAGTTTGGACTGCATTGAATCATGATATGATGCGTTCATTTAAAGGTGGTAAGCCATTTATGCTGATGGAAAGTACGCCGAGCCAAACGAATTGGCAAGATGTGAGTAAACTGAAAAAGCCAGGGATGCACTTGTTATCTTCTCTTCAAGCCGTGGCTCACGGTTCCGATACGATTCAATATTTCCAATGGAGGAAAAGTAGAGGTTCCAGCGAGAAATTCCATGGCGCCGTTGTAGATCATGTAGGTACTGAGCATACTAGAGTATTCTGTGACGTCGCAAAAGTGGGGGAAACACTAGGTGAGTTAACAGAAGTGGTAGGAACAAGTGTAGAGACTGAAGTGGCCATTATTTTTGATACAGAAAACAGGTGGGCAATAAATGATTCTCAAGGACCGAGAAATATGGGAGTACACTATGAACAAACGGTCTTGCGTCACTATAAAGCATTTTGGACGCTAGGAATACCGATGGATGTCATTGATATGGACTTTGATTTCTCTAAATATAAGGTAATTGTTGCGCCTATGTTATATATGGTTAGACCTGGAGTTGGAGAGAGGATAGAGAAGTTTGTAGAAAATGGTGGGACATTTGTAGCAACCTATTGGTCTGGAATTGTAAATGAAAATGACCTTACTTTCCTAGGTGGATTCCCTGGACCTCTCCGCAAAACGCTAGGAATATGGTCAGAAGAAATCGACGGATTGTATGATTGGGAGAAAAACAGTGTAGTGATGTCTAAGGATAATGCGTTAGGTCTAAAAGGGTCTTATGAAGCACATGATCTATGTGACTTAATTCATACGGAAGGTGCGGAAGTTCTTGCAACATATGGGAGCGATTTTTATGCAGGACGTCCAGCAATTACCGTAAATAAGTTAGGAAATGGGAAAGCATATTATGTTGCTTCACGTAACAAAGAACCATTTTATTATGACTTCTTTTCAAAGATTGTCAAGGAAGATAACTTAAGACCTGTATTGGACACAAACTTACCAGACGGAGTTTCAGTACAACTTCGTACTGATGGTACTAATGACTATGTTTTTCTTTTGAACTTTAGTGCAAAAGAACAAACAGTTCTATTAGACGACAAACAATATACGAACATAATTAAGGGGAATGCAGAAATAAATAGTGTTAACTTAGCTATAAATGGAGTAGCTATTTTGAAGCGTCCGAGTAAGTTAACACATCACTAA
- a CDS encoding sugar ABC transporter permease produces the protein MKLNTKTKNRLELIGIYTVFAIMAVIIAYPLLWAVGMSLNPGRSMFSASMIPENWSLEHYRWLFFDDPRGRYVTWYKNSLIVAGFTSFFSVIVATFTAYAFSRYKFVGRKNGIFILLVLQMFPILMAMVALYLLLSLVGLLNSLTGLIIIYVGASVPMMTFLVKGYFDTIPKELDEAAKIDGAGHFRIFAQIILPLTKPILAVVALFQFMTPFMDFLLPRIVLRSEDKFTLALGLFNFVSNEFDNNFTRFAAGAILVAIPIALVFLFLQRYLISGLTAGGTKG, from the coding sequence TTGAAGCTTAATACAAAGACAAAAAACAGATTGGAACTTATCGGTATCTACACGGTGTTTGCCATCATGGCAGTAATCATTGCCTATCCCCTCTTATGGGCTGTAGGTATGTCATTGAATCCTGGTCGCAGTATGTTTTCAGCATCAATGATCCCAGAAAATTGGAGTTTAGAACATTACAGGTGGTTGTTCTTTGATGACCCAAGAGGACGATATGTAACGTGGTATAAAAACAGTTTAATTGTAGCAGGCTTTACATCGTTTTTCTCTGTCATTGTAGCAACATTTACCGCCTATGCCTTTTCTAGGTATAAATTTGTAGGACGAAAAAATGGGATATTTATATTACTAGTATTACAAATGTTCCCAATATTAATGGCAATGGTTGCGTTGTATTTACTTTTAAGCTTAGTGGGTTTATTAAATTCATTAACTGGGTTAATCATTATTTATGTTGGGGCAAGTGTCCCAATGATGACATTCTTAGTTAAAGGGTATTTTGATACGATACCAAAAGAACTTGATGAAGCGGCTAAAATTGACGGTGCTGGTCACTTTAGAATATTTGCACAAATTATTCTTCCGTTAACTAAACCGATATTAGCAGTGGTAGCCTTATTCCAATTTATGACACCGTTTATGGATTTCCTGCTACCAAGAATTGTATTACGAAGTGAAGATAAGTTTACGCTAGCACTTGGTTTATTTAATTTTGTTAGTAATGAGTTTGATAACAATTTCACACGGTTTGCAGCTGGTGCTATCTTAGTCGCCATACCAATAGCGTTAGTATTTTTATTCTTACAAAGATATTTAATATCAGGGCTAACAGCTGGTGGGACTAAAGGGTAA
- a CDS encoding sugar ABC transporter permease, whose product MERNEQDELETGKETEHKFSNHNPKLALLLSVIPGLGQFYNRRFMKGAFFLIFGAAFLITLYDFLNIGLWGIFTLGTQPIRDHSLQLIIQGLVSIILIAFALLIYGINLRDAYKDAEKLKEGFGIPTLREAFHNTYDKTFPYFLVGPGLILVIFSVILPLGFMLSLAFVNYSLRNTPPHNLLDWVGLDNFIALATTSIFQQTFISVFSWTLVWTLVATTLQIALGLFLAILVNDKRVKFKRTFRTLFILPWAVPGFVSILIFAAMFNDGFGAINRQIMEPLLNISIPWMTDVMWTRVAIITIQVWLGFPFVFALFTGVLQSISDDWYEAATVDGANRWQKFKAITFPHVMYATAPLLIMQYTGNFNNFNIIYLFNEGGPAVRGQNAGGTDILISWVYSLTFQQQNYSIAAAISMIIGLVIAVFAFFQFRKTKSYKEEGKVY is encoded by the coding sequence ATGGAACGTAACGAGCAAGACGAACTAGAAACTGGAAAAGAAACGGAACATAAATTTTCCAACCATAATCCAAAGTTAGCGTTGCTATTATCAGTTATACCAGGCCTTGGTCAATTTTATAATCGTAGATTTATGAAAGGTGCCTTTTTCCTAATTTTTGGAGCTGCATTTCTAATTACCTTATATGATTTTCTTAATATTGGGTTATGGGGAATCTTTACGCTTGGTACACAACCAATTAGAGACCACTCTCTACAATTAATCATTCAAGGGCTTGTTTCCATCATATTAATTGCTTTCGCATTATTAATATATGGTATCAATTTACGAGATGCATACAAAGATGCAGAAAAACTAAAAGAGGGCTTCGGTATCCCGACATTAAGGGAAGCTTTTCATAATACGTACGACAAAACATTTCCATACTTTTTAGTTGGACCAGGTTTAATTTTAGTAATCTTTTCAGTCATTTTACCGCTAGGATTCATGCTTTCTTTAGCTTTTGTTAATTATAGTTTAAGGAATACTCCACCACATAATTTGCTAGATTGGGTAGGGTTAGATAACTTTATCGCATTAGCAACGACCTCGATTTTCCAGCAAACATTCATTAGTGTATTCAGTTGGACACTTGTTTGGACTCTAGTCGCGACTACGTTGCAAATAGCATTAGGATTATTTTTAGCAATTCTAGTAAATGACAAGCGAGTTAAATTCAAACGTACATTTAGAACATTATTTATCTTACCTTGGGCAGTACCTGGCTTTGTTTCTATATTGATTTTTGCAGCAATGTTTAATGACGGTTTTGGAGCTATTAATAGACAAATCATGGAGCCGTTATTAAACATTAGTATCCCGTGGATGACAGATGTCATGTGGACAAGGGTAGCAATCATAACAATTCAAGTTTGGTTAGGATTTCCCTTTGTATTTGCGTTATTTACTGGTGTTCTACAGAGTATTTCGGATGATTGGTATGAAGCAGCAACAGTCGATGGAGCTAATAGGTGGCAGAAATTTAAGGCCATTACTTTCCCACATGTCATGTATGCAACAGCTCCACTCTTGATTATGCAATATACAGGTAATTTTAATAACTTTAATATTATTTATTTATTTAATGAAGGTGGGCCAGCTGTTCGAGGACAAAATGCAGGTGGTACAGATATCTTAATTTCCTGGGTATATAGTTTAACATTCCAACAACAGAACTATAGTATAGCTGCAGCAATATCAATGATTATTGGTCTCGTTATTGCAGTATTTGCCTTTTTCCAATTCAGGAAGACAAAATCTTATAAAGAGGAGGGGAAAGTATATTGA
- a CDS encoding extracellular solute-binding protein, producing MYKKKLLIMTMMMLTLMLVAVGCGRDAAEPVEEDESTVENGSDVTEETSDDVVPEKPESLEIWANNEEYQFAAIEHLVKQFEEEHGIEVLVTPYLMADQDEAFELDGPSGIGPDLIFQPHDRLGNLVTQNLLAPLEADEATLAEYTEDAIIAFTLDGEVYGAPLVMENTALYYNKDIISEVPETMEELYELAEELTDASNDEYGFLFEALNFYHVFPWMGGYGGYVFPQDAEGNYDPTDLGLNNEGSVEAFAEVQSLFERGLIPRSITEDVLNGLFTDGKVGAVLSGPWYMASFSDALGDSLGVAPLPTLSNGEDPTPFAGVKGWLVSNYTEHTYWASQLALHLTSADSQAYYFEETGEIPARPDADIDHPLAEGFLDQSQSAIPMPNIPEMGQVWDPMEDAVQFNADGDDPKEILDEAVEDIFLNIDLMQ from the coding sequence ATGTATAAGAAAAAATTACTTATTATGACCATGATGATGCTTACTCTAATGCTTGTTGCTGTTGGATGTGGGCGAGATGCTGCTGAACCAGTAGAAGAGGATGAATCAACAGTAGAAAATGGTAGCGATGTCACAGAAGAAACAAGTGATGATGTAGTACCAGAAAAGCCAGAATCTCTTGAAATCTGGGCAAACAATGAAGAGTACCAATTTGCAGCAATAGAACATTTAGTAAAGCAGTTTGAAGAAGAACATGGAATTGAAGTATTAGTTACACCTTACTTAATGGCTGATCAAGACGAAGCTTTCGAATTAGATGGGCCAAGTGGAATTGGACCTGATCTTATTTTTCAACCACATGATCGTTTAGGCAATTTAGTAACACAAAATCTACTAGCGCCATTAGAGGCTGATGAGGCAACGCTAGCTGAGTATACAGAAGACGCTATTATAGCTTTTACTTTAGATGGTGAAGTTTACGGGGCGCCATTAGTGATGGAAAATACGGCTTTATATTATAACAAAGATATTATAAGTGAAGTACCTGAAACAATGGAAGAACTATATGAATTAGCAGAAGAATTAACAGATGCGTCTAATGATGAATACGGTTTCTTATTTGAAGCACTTAATTTCTATCACGTGTTCCCTTGGATGGGAGGATACGGTGGGTATGTATTCCCACAAGATGCAGAAGGAAACTATGATCCAACAGATTTAGGTTTAAATAACGAAGGATCTGTTGAAGCATTCGCAGAAGTTCAAAGTTTGTTTGAAAGAGGATTAATTCCAAGAAGTATAACAGAAGATGTTCTTAATGGCTTATTTACTGATGGGAAAGTAGGAGCAGTTCTATCTGGACCTTGGTATATGGCATCCTTCTCAGATGCTTTAGGGGATAGCTTAGGAGTTGCTCCTTTGCCAACTTTATCTAATGGAGAAGACCCAACACCATTTGCAGGTGTAAAAGGTTGGCTTGTATCTAACTATACAGAGCACACTTACTGGGCGTCACAACTTGCTTTACACCTAACTAGTGCTGATTCACAAGCATATTACTTCGAGGAGACTGGCGAAATTCCAGCCCGCCCTGATGCGGATATCGATCACCCATTAGCAGAAGGTTTCTTAGATCAATCACAATCTGCGATCCCAATGCCAAACATTCCTGAAATGGGCCAAGTGTGGGACCCGATGGAAGATGCGGTACAATTTAATGCAGACGGAGATGACCCAAAAGAAATACTAGATGAAGCAGTAGAGGATATCTTTTTGAATATTGATTTAATGCAGTAA
- a CDS encoding AraC family transcriptional regulator has product MHHYKKIRYTFVTIEDTLPLFVESVGFNPAEQDFVREEGYPYYHWLQTVEGQGRFHFNGNEYVLPEGRGVLLKPYTPHSYFTYGKKWSTIYVTFGGASIISILDSLKLNFSTLYTEMKQETFIDLIMNMINITREKSEFSKLELSSCLYQFLINLRKYGKINNQPSLSHFYDKIRPIVEWLETVYAEDIGLQDMAEHLNVSSQYLNRLFQDTFNVSPYSFLIQLRIRKAKEILIHSPDTPLKNVAFLVGFNDVSNFVATFKKKEGITPKKYRNLLVKNKTMNLKSERA; this is encoded by the coding sequence ATGCATCACTATAAAAAAATAAGATATACGTTTGTTACGATAGAAGATACATTACCATTATTTGTAGAGAGTGTAGGTTTTAACCCGGCAGAGCAAGACTTTGTAAGAGAAGAAGGGTACCCATACTATCATTGGCTTCAAACGGTTGAGGGGCAAGGACGATTTCACTTTAATGGAAATGAATATGTGCTTCCAGAGGGAAGGGGAGTACTATTAAAACCTTATACGCCTCATTCGTATTTTACTTATGGGAAAAAATGGTCAACTATTTATGTAACATTTGGTGGTGCATCGATCATCTCGATTCTTGATTCGTTGAAATTAAACTTTTCAACACTATACACAGAAATGAAACAAGAAACGTTTATCGATTTAATAATGAACATGATCAATATTACAAGAGAGAAGTCCGAGTTTTCAAAGTTGGAATTATCGAGCTGTTTATATCAATTCCTTATTAATCTTAGAAAATATGGTAAAATAAACAATCAGCCATCCTTATCACATTTTTATGATAAAATTCGTCCAATAGTAGAGTGGCTTGAAACCGTCTATGCCGAAGATATAGGACTACAGGATATGGCTGAACACTTGAATGTAAGTTCACAATATTTAAATCGTCTATTTCAAGATACTTTTAATGTAAGCCCTTACTCCTTTTTGATCCAGTTAAGGATAAGGAAAGCAAAGGAAATTTTAATCCATAGCCCTGACACACCATTGAAGAACGTAGCCTTTCTAGTTGGTTTTAATGATGTTAGTAATTTTGTAGCTACATTCAAAAAAAAGGAAGGCATTACACCTAAAAAATATCGGAATTTACTAGTAAAGAACAAAACTATGAACTTAAAAAGTGAGAGAGCCTAG